The Candidatus Binataceae bacterium DNA segment GCAACGGAATCTATCGAGGTCGAATTTAAGGGCGAAGACTTCGCCATTGGATTCAATGGCAACTATCTGCGCGATGCGCTGGGGATAATTCCAGGCGACAGCGAAGTCGAGTTGGGCCTGAGTGACGACGCCAGTCCCGGGGTGGTCAAGACACCTGCCGACTCGGCTTTCACCTACGTCGTAATGCCGATGCGGCTTTAATTGCCGTGCTGCCAGGACTTGGGGTGCGGGTGACTTTCCGATCCCGGCCAAAACGCCTTTGTTTCACGCGTACGGCCACATTCGAATACCACAACGATGAGTTCCTCGTCGTGAGCGACCGCCACCCGTAGTCCCGTCGCCGACTCGCCCGCAAGCCAAGCCGGACCTCGGCCGGCTCGTAAAAATCGCAACTAAGAACCTGCAGGCCGAACTAGGGGCACAGGAAGTGCCGTGTCTACCGGCGGGCGATCGCGTCCGCTCGCTCCAGTTTGCAGACCCGGGCGCACCTCAATAGCAGAGCGTCCGAATTTGCGAATGAACATCGCATGGCTCTGTCGTCGTCGTCGGAATGTCTACAAGCATCAAAAGCCAGCCGTAGTATTTCATTCTAGGCGATCAGTCAGCGCTTCCAGAACCCTTGCGACGGGATGCGAAACGCCCGGTTGAAGCGCGAGGACGCGTTCTCCCACGCGATGATCATCGTCAGCTCCGCGATGGTGTCGTCGTCGTAGTGTTGTTGCAAGCGTGCGAACAGCTGGTCGTCGACGTCGTAGCGCGTGTCCGTGATCGCGTCGGCGTATTCAAGAGCCACCTTCTCCGCGTCGCTGAATAGCGGGCTCTTCGCATAGTCGTTGAGCGCGTCGATTTTCTCGGTCGAGGTGCCGAGCCTGCTGCTCACGGCAGCATTGGCGTCCTGTCAAAACTCGCACTTGTTCCAAGAGGCGACGCGACGGTTGAGTAGAGTCCGCAGCGTACCGGGCACGCGCTTCGTCTCTGTTTGGAGGGCGGTCCACATCGCATGCGCAGCGCGGAAGTACGCTGGGTTGCGCGCGTAGAAGAGGTACGGATAAAGCGGAGTGCCGTGGAGCTTGCGTTGTTCCTCGAGCACTTCGCGCAGATCGTCCGGTAGCGACTCGATATCGAGCGGCGGGACGCGCGTTCCGTCCAGGACGGCAAACTCCTCCACGTTCGGCTGTTTCATTGCTTCAAGAATCCTTGGTATCGTCGTGCGCACATCATGCGAAGCTAACCCACTGATGGCAAACGAAAAATGGTAAGCTATCTGTGAGTGTTACTCACAGATAGATCGCAACCTCGAATGCCGTGCCGTCTCCCGCCGCTAAATACCCTGCCGAGCTTTGAGGCAGCGGCCCGTCACCTGAACTTTTCCAGAGCGGCTGACGAGTTACACGTGACCCACGGCGCCGTGAGCCGTGCCGTCCGCAACCTCGAGGATCATCTTGGCTTGCGATTGATGATTCGGGCGAGCCGCTCGGTGCGCCTGACGCCGGTCGGCGCATCCTTTGCCGCCGAGATTCGCGACGTCCTAGAACACCTCGCGGCGGCAACATCGGCAGCTACCGGACAAACCTCTCGAATAGTCAGCGTCAGCACAATCGACTCGTTCGCTGCCAGATGGCTCATGCCGAGGCTATTTCGGTTCCGGCGGGCCCACGGCGATATCGACGTGCGGGTGGCCACTTCGGAGCGGCTGGCCGATTTCGTCAGTGACGGGATTGACATCGCAATTCGCTGTGGCGGTGGCCAATATCCCGGTCTCTCGGCGGAATTGTTGATGACAGAAGATCATTTTCCGGTCTGCAGCCCGAAACTGCTCAAAGGTCGCCATCCGCTGCGCACACCCGCTGACCTCGCTCGCCACACGCTCCTGCACGACGTTTTCACTGTCGACTGGGCCATATGGCTGCGCAATGCCGGGATCGACAGTATCGACCCCCATCGCGGACCGACGTTTCTATCGTCCGATCACGCGATCCAAGCTGCAGTTCGGGGCGAGGGCGTCGTGCTCGGCCGTAGTGCCTTGGTGGCCGACGATCTTGCCGCGGGGCGCCTGGTGCAGCCGTTCGAACTCCGCCTCCCGGCTGGCTTCGCCTATTTCGTGGTCTATCCACCACGCGCCCTGCAGCGACCCAGCGTGAAGTCGTTTCGCGACTGGCTGATAGCCGAGGCACGATAGCGCAAAAAAGCCTGGCATATTGAGGCTGACTATCGAGCGCCGAAATTCAAGGGTCGCAACCGAAGTGCGCTACGAACTCACCGACCAAGGAGTGGCTGCCATCAAACCGATGCTGCTGCACGATGCGTGCAGCTTACCGCGCGTGAATGATTTTCGTGTCCCCAACGGCATCTTCGGGGTCTTGCCATCTGGGGCGCCGTGGCGCCCATCTGCCAGACCGCTTCAGTCCATACGCTATAAATCGCAACGACCTGATTGCTTGAGCCCGTATCAGTATGGTTCCCGCAATTTGGTCGAGCGGTTGTTCAGCAGGATCAAGCAGTGTGGTCGGGCCGCAAGCTACGACCAATTGGCTCCAATGTGACTGCGCATTGATGATTCCGCGTCCTGGGCGGGTGTTGCGCCTCTCAGCGGTCCGTCACTTTGACCAACACAACCTTGTTTTTCTTCTGGTCTTCGTCTTCCCAGGGGAATGAAGGCTCACTGAGCACAACCTGATTTGGAATGGCGATGGCAGCCAGGTCCTTGCGCCGGAGTAGAACCCACTCGATATCGTGGTCGTGAATCGCGCCGATTAAATCGGCGACGTGTTCGTATTCCGGGAGCGGAGCGCGCGGTTTGAGATAGAACAGTCCTTCTTCGGTCCGGAAGTACGCGAGGTGGCTTAAGTCGCCATCCAGGGTTTTGGCCACCTGCAAGGCGAGCGGCTTTTCGCCGCGATAGGCATCCGCTGCAGGCATCGCGAAAAGGTAAATGTAAGCCATCGAAGCGTAGGCAATTATCGCCATGGACACGCCGAGCCGAATCGGCGTGTACTTGCTGACCGCGTATACGATTCCGAGCACGCTCAAGATCCACGCGAGCCCGAAGACGATTGGATCGAGGATCGGCGGCAGCGCTGCCAACCGCCACGGCAGCGACCCTGCGGGCAGCAATAGGGCAACAATTGCGCCCACGGTCGCCAGCGCGACGATGCCGAAGCCTAACCCCAACAGGCGGCGCGCCCAGCGCGAGCGAAATTCCTTAACCATCAGCAAACGTGCGACGAGCAGGGCGACGGCGGGCAGGATCGGCAGGAGGTAGTAGCTGCGGCGGGAACCGGAAATCGTGAAGAACACAAACGTCGCCCAGAAATAGACCAGCGCGAAGCGATCGCCGCGCGCAGGCTCGTCGCCGACCGTACGGCGCTTGTGGGCCTCGATGAGCGCGGCCGGCAGCAGGGCGGACCACGGAGCCGCCAGGGCGAAAATTACGTAAAGGTAGAGGTAGACCGGTCCGCGATGGTCAAAGGGGTGGAAAAATCGCACCACGTTCTCGCGCCACACCATGTGCAGGCCCTTGCCCGAAACCTCGGCGTGACGCAAAACGGAGAATGGTGCGTAGTAGATGGCTGCTGCTAAGGCAATCGCAATGACTGACTTCCAATTGAACAACCATCGATTGCGATCGATGATCCAGCGGATGCGCGCACTGATCGGCCCGGTCAGCAAATAGTCGAGGAGATCGGTCCACCCGGTCGCCAGCAGACAGTACACGCCGATCGTCATAATCGGCAGCACGAATCCAAGCAGTCCCTTGGTAAGCGAGGTGATTGCCATCACCACCCAAAGCGCAATCACCCACCATCCGTCCTGATGACGTTCGTGGTGCAGAAACAGCAGCAACGCCGCTAGCTCACCGGTCAGGGTTTCGACATCTGCCGAAGCGTGGCGGGAAAAGAAAACGAAGCTGAAACTGGTGGCCAGCACGATACCGGAAAGCAAGGCTGTGCGCCGATCGTAAAGGCGCGCGGCGAGCACCATCATCAGAATCACCGCCAGCAGACCCGCGACCGCACAGGGGAACCGCGCCGCCGCCTCATTCATGGCGCCGGTCAACCAGGTCGACCATAAAATCAGCCAATAGGATCCCAGCGGCTTATCGTAGTAAACCTGTCCATTGATAGTCGGCCAGAAATAGTTGTGGGTGGTGATCATCTCCCGCACGATTTCGGCCCAGCGAAATTCCGACGACCACAGCGCACGGGTTCCCAATCGGACAAAAAACAGGATCGCAGTGAGGAGGACGACGCCGCTGAAGCAGGCGCGCCATCGCGACTGCGGCAGGTCAGCACTGCGCTCCAGGTCGTGGGTCACATAGGTGAACGGAGCCGAACTCATCGCACCGAAATTCTAGCCGCCTCGATCGCTTCGGTGCCAACCGGGGAGCGAGGTATGCGTAGTATGCGCCAAGGCCGCGTGCTAGCGTCGAAGAAAGCGAATTCTTGCCTTCATCAACCACCCCGCGCTGCGCTAACTTGAGACTTTGAGAGCCGATGAGCGAACCGCAAAATCAGCTTCATCCCCGCAAGCCGAACCGCCTGGTCAAAGAGCAGAGTCCGTACCTCCGCCAGCACGCCTACAATCCGGTGGACTGGTACCCGTGGGGCGAAGAGGCGCTCCAGCGCGCCAAGGATGAGAACAAGCCCATCTTGCTGTCGATCGGGTACTCGGCTTGCCACTGGTGCCATGTGATGGAGCGCGAATCGTTTGAAAACGAAGCGATCGCTCGGCTGATGAACAACAATTTCGTTTCGATCAAAGTCGATCGCGAGGAACGCCCGGACCTCGACCAGATTTACATGGACGCGGTCCAGATCATCACCGGGCGCGGTGGCTGGCCGCTGACCATGTTCCTTACCCCGGACGCGAAGCCGTTTTTCGGCGGGACCTACTGGCCGCCGGAAGACCGGCAGGGCATGCCGGGCTTCGCGCGCGTTCTGGCGGGGGTCGCGAATGCGTACCAGAGCGGCGCGCACGAGGTTAAGCACAACGTCGAGAAGCTTACCGAGGCGCTGGGAGCACTTGCCAAGTATCAAGCGCCCGCCGGGGACCTGCGTCCGGACCTGCCGGTCGTGGCCGCGCGCGCGCTGGCCGGCGCCTATGACAGCATCAACGGAGGCATCGGAGGCGCGCCGAAATTTCCCAACACCTTCGTATTCTCGCTCTTTTTGCGCGGGTTTGCTGCCGAGGGCGACGAATCGATGGCCGAGATGGTGCGCCACACCCTCAAGAAAATGGCCCGCGGCGGCATCTACGATCAGGTTGGCGGCGGGTTCCATCGTTACAGTGTCGACGAGCGCTGGCTGATTCCGCACTTCGAAAAGATGCTCTACGACAACGCGCTGCTCGCGCGAATCTATGCCGATACAGGGCGCGCGCTGAATGAGCCCGAGTTTCTGCTGACCTCGCGCGAGATACTGGATTACGTACTGCGTGAGATGACGAGTCCCGAGGGGGGATTTTATTCCAGCCAGGATGCCGACAGCGAAGGGGTGGAGGGCAAGTTCTTCGTGTGGACGCCCGCGGAAGTGGAGCGAATTCTCGGCTCGGAACTGTCGCCCATCGCCGAGCGGTATTTCGACATTAGCCCCGAGGGCAATTTCGAAGGCGAAAACGTGCTGCATCGCACCATCGAACTGGCCGACGCTGCACGCATGTTCGGGAAGAGCGAAGACCAGATTGAATCGGCAATCGCGACGATTCGCGCCAAGCTGCTCGCGGAGCGCGCGAAGCGCGTTCATCCCGGGCGCGACGAGAAGATCCTGACTGCCTGGAACGCGATGATGATTGCCGCATTCGCGGACGGCTATCGGGCGCATCAAGAAGTTCGCTACCTCGAGGCAGCTCGGCGGGCGTGCGAGTTTCTCCTGGGCAAGATGTTTGACGGTCGGACACTTCTGCGCTCGTGCAAAGACGGTGTGGCGCGGTTCAACGCTTACCTGGAGGATTACGCGCTTCTCTGCGGCGCGATGGTCGACATGTACGAGGCGTCGCTGGAACCCCGTTACCTGGTGTCCGCGCGGATGCTCGCGGACATTGTCTTGGACCGCTTTCTCGACCGCGAGAAGGGCGGGTTCTTCTTCACCTCAGAAGATCACGAGGCACTGATAACCCGCAGTAAGGCGGCCTTCGACGGCTCGACGCCGTCGGGCAACAGCGCGGCGATAATGGCGCTGCTGCGGTTGGCGGAATACACGGGGGAAGACCGCTACCGGATCGAAGCAGAACGGGCGTTGCGGCTGTTTCGCGAACTTATCGAAAAGCAGCCGTTTGGATTTTCGCACATGCTCGAGGCGCTCGATCTATTTCAGCGCGGCGCGACTGAAGTCGTCCTGGTGGGAGATTTCGCGGCGGCGGAATTTCGCTCCTGGGTCGAGCGCCTGGGACTGCTTTATGTGCCGAACCTCAGCATTTTCGTTGCCGATCCGAGCGGCACTGCTGCCAATGGCTCCCTGCCGGAACAGGTGCGCGGCAAGCGGGCGCTCGATGGGCGGGTGACCGCTTACGTATGCCGCCGACGCACCTGCACGGCGCCGATCACCGAATTTGGGGAACTGGCGAAGGAACTCGGCGGCTGAGTCGTCACATCGATATGGCAGGTGGAGCGACTCAACGCGGTGACGCGGAAGTGTCCGCGCTGAAACCGCCGTTTCCCCCGATCATTGTCAATCGGCCCGCACGACCCGTCCCCGGACCGCTTCGAGTAACGCTCTTCAATGCGCGCGGCGGCGTTTATCTGGAGGGGATCGGCGATTGTCTCTCGCGCCCTCCACTCGGCCAGAGCTCGCTCATGCTGCTTTGCGAATCAGACTGGGGAACCAAACGATCGGGCGAACGAGAAGTTGCGGCCGAACTGGCCAGGCGACTCAACATGAGTTTTGCCTACGTGCCCGAGTTCGGAATTCCACAAACGGACGGGACCCACAAGTCCTTTCTCGGCAATGCCATTCTTTCCACCGTTCCATTGAGTGAGGTTCGGGCCGTGGCCCTGCCGCGGCCGCTCCCGGAACGGGCAAACTCCCTATTGCGCCAGCGTGTGGGTCTCAATACCGCACTCATCGCCAAGGCGCGCTTCCGCCATCAGGATGTCACGATTGGGGTCCTCCACCTGGCCAGTCATTGCGATCCCCAAGCGCGCGACCAGCAAATGGCCACTTACCTGGCATCCTTTCCGCAGGCAGGACCGGCCGTCATCGGCGGGGACCTGAATACCACCACGACCGTGTTGCAGAGCGAACGCGACATTCTTCGCACCTTCGTGCAGGTGTTCCTGCGACCCTCGAGATTTCACAGGCCCCAGCGCTATGAACCGCTATTCAGACGGCTGAGCGCGGCCGGTCTGAGAGTTGACGATGTGAACCTGATGGGCAAGCCGACCTTCACATTCACCCGGGCGATTCCCCCTCGTTATCGCCCCAAGCTCGATTGGTTTGCCGTCCGGGGACTCAAGGCGGTTCCCGCCTCGGCCGCGGTGCTTCCCGCACGCCAGTCGCTGTTCTCCTCACGCCTCTCGGACCACGATTTCGTCACCGTCGAACTGGATA contains these protein-coding regions:
- a CDS encoding endonuclease/exonuclease/phosphatase family protein, which encodes MSALKPPFPPIIVNRPARPVPGPLRVTLFNARGGVYLEGIGDCLSRPPLGQSSLMLLCESDWGTKRSGEREVAAELARRLNMSFAYVPEFGIPQTDGTHKSFLGNAILSTVPLSEVRAVALPRPLPERANSLLRQRVGLNTALIAKARFRHQDVTIGVLHLASHCDPQARDQQMATYLASFPQAGPAVIGGDLNTTTTVLQSERDILRTFVQVFLRPSRFHRPQRYEPLFRRLSAAGLRVDDVNLMGKPTFTFTRAIPPRYRPKLDWFAVRGLKAVPASAAVLPARQSLFSSRLSDHDFVTVELDI
- a CDS encoding thioredoxin domain-containing protein, coding for MSEPQNQLHPRKPNRLVKEQSPYLRQHAYNPVDWYPWGEEALQRAKDENKPILLSIGYSACHWCHVMERESFENEAIARLMNNNFVSIKVDREERPDLDQIYMDAVQIITGRGGWPLTMFLTPDAKPFFGGTYWPPEDRQGMPGFARVLAGVANAYQSGAHEVKHNVEKLTEALGALAKYQAPAGDLRPDLPVVAARALAGAYDSINGGIGGAPKFPNTFVFSLFLRGFAAEGDESMAEMVRHTLKKMARGGIYDQVGGGFHRYSVDERWLIPHFEKMLYDNALLARIYADTGRALNEPEFLLTSREILDYVLREMTSPEGGFYSSQDADSEGVEGKFFVWTPAEVERILGSELSPIAERYFDISPEGNFEGENVLHRTIELADAARMFGKSEDQIESAIATIRAKLLAERAKRVHPGRDEKILTAWNAMMIAAFADGYRAHQEVRYLEAARRACEFLLGKMFDGRTLLRSCKDGVARFNAYLEDYALLCGAMVDMYEASLEPRYLVSARMLADIVLDRFLDREKGGFFFTSEDHEALITRSKAAFDGSTPSGNSAAIMALLRLAEYTGEDRYRIEAERALRLFRELIEKQPFGFSHMLEALDLFQRGATEVVLVGDFAAAEFRSWVERLGLLYVPNLSIFVADPSGTAANGSLPEQVRGKRALDGRVTAYVCRRRTCTAPITEFGELAKELGG
- a CDS encoding glycosyltransferase family 39 protein — protein: MSSAPFTYVTHDLERSADLPQSRWRACFSGVVLLTAILFFVRLGTRALWSSEFRWAEIVREMITTHNYFWPTINGQVYYDKPLGSYWLILWSTWLTGAMNEAAARFPCAVAGLLAVILMMVLAARLYDRRTALLSGIVLATSFSFVFFSRHASADVETLTGELAALLLFLHHERHQDGWWVIALWVVMAITSLTKGLLGFVLPIMTIGVYCLLATGWTDLLDYLLTGPISARIRWIIDRNRWLFNWKSVIAIALAAAIYYAPFSVLRHAEVSGKGLHMVWRENVVRFFHPFDHRGPVYLYLYVIFALAAPWSALLPAALIEAHKRRTVGDEPARGDRFALVYFWATFVFFTISGSRRSYYLLPILPAVALLVARLLMVKEFRSRWARRLLGLGFGIVALATVGAIVALLLPAGSLPWRLAALPPILDPIVFGLAWILSVLGIVYAVSKYTPIRLGVSMAIIAYASMAYIYLFAMPAADAYRGEKPLALQVAKTLDGDLSHLAYFRTEEGLFYLKPRAPLPEYEHVADLIGAIHDHDIEWVLLRRKDLAAIAIPNQVVLSEPSFPWEDEDQKKNKVVLVKVTDR
- a CDS encoding transcriptional regulator GcvA — encoded protein: MPCRLPPLNTLPSFEAAARHLNFSRAADELHVTHGAVSRAVRNLEDHLGLRLMIRASRSVRLTPVGASFAAEIRDVLEHLAAATSAATGQTSRIVSVSTIDSFAARWLMPRLFRFRRAHGDIDVRVATSERLADFVSDGIDIAIRCGGGQYPGLSAELLMTEDHFPVCSPKLLKGRHPLRTPADLARHTLLHDVFTVDWAIWLRNAGIDSIDPHRGPTFLSSDHAIQAAVRGEGVVLGRSALVADDLAAGRLVQPFELRLPAGFAYFVVYPPRALQRPSVKSFRDWLIAEAR